One Chryseobacterium tructae genomic window, ACCACAACACAACATGATAAAACACACGAAATGAAACAGATATCAAGCCCTTTATCTTATGGAAATTTAATTTATTTAACCCTCAAATCCTCAATTAATTATGAAAAGAGTTGTCATTACAGGGCTTGGTGCTATCACCCCCCTGGGAAACAATGTCACAGAGCTATGGCAAAATAGTATCAATGGAATCAGCGGATCAAGATTGATCACCCATTTTAATATAGAAAAATCCAAGGTTCACTTTGCCTGTGAAATCAAAAATTTTGATCCTAAAGTATATCTGAATCATAATGAAATTAAAAGAAGTGACTTGTTCTCACAATATGCCATGTATGCTTCCTCAGAAGCCCTTCAGGACTCTGGTCTGGAATTAGAAAAAACAAACCCCTTTGACATTGGGGTTATATGGGGCACAGGACAGGCCGGAATGTGGACTTTTGAAAATGAAGTTATGGAGTTTGCCAATGGAAATGGTACTTCACGTTTCAATCCCTTCTTTGTTCCTAAGTTTATTGCCAGTATGGCGTCAGGTATGATTTCTATGAAATATGGGCTTCAGGGAATCTGCTATTCAACCGTATCCGCATGTGCAACAGGAAATGCAACCCTGATGGATGCCTTCAACTATATCCGGTTTGGTAAAGCAAAAGTAATCGTCAGCGGCAGTTCTGAGGCAGCAATTACTCCTGCATCAGTAGGAGGCTTTTCGGTGATGAAAGCCATGTCT contains:
- the fabF gene encoding beta-ketoacyl-ACP synthase II, yielding MKRVVITGLGAITPLGNNVTELWQNSINGISGSRLITHFNIEKSKVHFACEIKNFDPKVYLNHNEIKRSDLFSQYAMYASSEALQDSGLELEKTNPFDIGVIWGTGQAGMWTFENEVMEFANGNGTSRFNPFFVPKFIASMASGMISMKYGLQGICYSTVSACATGNATLMDAFNYIRFGKAKVIVSGSSEAAITPASVGGFSVMKAMSTRNDKTASRPYDAERDGFVIGEGAGALILEEYEHAKARGAKIYAELAGAAMTADAHHMTAPHPDGTGAMKSMELALKEAGANTEDIDYLNPHATSTPLGDLIEIKAISKLFKGSKNLDISATKSMTGHLLGAAGAVEAILSIKTIEHGVIPPTINLHKIDENIPKDVNIVFGEAKEKEVNFALSNAFGFGGHNASVVFKKFS